CCAATAATTCTTGATAATTCGGGGATGACTTGAATAATTACCTGTCCGTTCTCACCTACAGCTGATAAAATCTTGCTTTTCCATTTTTGGATTTGTGCATCGTTTTCTGTTAACAATTGCCCGATTAAATCCCGGAATGCTTGCACAAATGCCGAAAAGGGAATATTTCGTTGAAATTGGTCATACTTCCCTTTAATAAAATAACCGCGTTGACGCACAATCGGTTTATGAACTTCGTTGACAACCGCAGTTTTACCAATACCCGAAAAACCAGCTACCAGCATCATTTGTGTTGCACCCTGGCTAACTCTTTCAAATGCTTGGAGTAGAATTTCTACTTCTGTTTCTCGTCCATAAAGTTTGTCGGGGATAATAAAGCGATCGCACACATCCCGTTGTGCAATTGGGAAACTCTCTATAATACCTGTTTCTTGAAGTTGATACAAACAAGTTTCTAAATCAAATTTTAGCCCGAATGCACTCTGATATCTGTCTTCAGCATTTTTTGCCATCAATTTTCTGACAATATCTGACAACACTTGCGGAATTTCTTTTCCCTTACCCCTTTCCCTTAAATTTGGTGGAAGTTTTGCAATATGACAATGTACCAACTCCATCGGATCGTTTGATTGAAATGGTAATTCTCACGTAAATATTTAGTAAAAGGTAACACCAAAATAATAAAAATCAGTACGGTAGTCAATCCCCCGATTCATCCTTCCCGTTTGTTCTGGAGAAATATAAGCGAGTGTCCCTTCTAACACATTTGGACTGATGAGAGTTTGAGTTTCTCTTGGCAGCAGAGATGCAATACTAAAGTCAATTAATTTAACTTGTTTGGTTAGAGGATTAATTAAAATATTGCTCGGTTTAATATCTTTATGAATAATGCGCGAGCGGTAAAGTACATCTAAGGTATTGCATAGAGCGATCGCAATCTGTAAAAACTCTTCACTAGACGCGATATATCGCGTCTGGTCAGAGGCAAAATAATCCTTGAGAGAAATCCCCCCAAAGTCTTCCATCACTAACATATAGCCATTTTGGTAGGGTTCTAGGCTATAGGTTTGGATGATTAGGGGTGAGTTGAGATTTTTGGCAATGGTATACTGATTGCGAAACGACAAGAGTTCGCTGAAACTGGGATAAGGATTTTTCAGCAGTTTAATCACCACTCTTAAGGAATCAGTTTCTCGATATCCCCGATAAACTACGGTTCTAGAACCGTTGTACAATTGTTCGCTGACTTGATATCCGGGAATACTCACTTTTATGTTAGCCATGTTATTTAATCGTTGAGGCTTCCGGATTTAGTATTCCCTGATGCGCGAATAAATTTCAAACCAACGTCAAAATATTTACACAGCAATTCTCATTTGAAAACGAGTTTGCGTCATCTGAGGATTCGCGACGTTTGTTCATAATTATCAAGTCTCCTGCTAATCTCTATCTGTGACTTCAAAACTTAGGAAATTTATGCATAAAGCATCTGCCACTAACTCAGCGGCAACAGACATTAAACTACTAGTTGTAGATATTGATGGTACGATCGCCGGCGAATCTAACAACCTGAGTGAAAAAGTTCTTCAAGCGATCGCTGCGGTCAAAGCAAAGAAAATTCAAGTAGCGATCGCTACTGGTAGAATGTATCGTTCCGCCTTGCGTTTCCACTCCCGACTTAATTCTACCCTGCCGTTATTAGCTTATCAGGGAGCCTGGATTCAAGATCCAATTACCCAAAAAATTCATCGCCATTTGACTGTTTCCAGAGAAATGGCAGAAAAACTACTAGACTATTTTGAACAACCTAAACTGCGATCGCTTTTATCTGTTCACTTCTACATCAACGATGAATTGTATGTGCGCGAATTAACAAGAGAAACTGAAATTTATGCCGAACGTTCTGGTATTGTCCCGATAGTTGTGGGTGATTTGCGTTCTTCTTTAAGCAATGAACCGACAAAGATTTTAGCTTTATGCGATGACATAGATATTATCAAAGATTTGCTGGGGAATTTACGATCGCTTTACACCCCCGCTGAGTTGTATCTCACTACATCTGTTGCCACTTTTTTTGAAGCAACAAATCCTTTAGTCAATAAAGGAACTGCTGTACGTTACCTAGCTGAAGAAATGCTAGGATTACAAAGAACTAACGTCATGACTATTGGCGATAACTTCAATGATTTGGAAATGCTGGAGTACGCTGGCATTGGTGTAGCGATGGGGAATGCACCAGCAGAAGTTCAAGCGATCGCGACTTGGGTAGCTCCTAGCGTCGAACAAGATGGAGCTGCCACAGCAATTGAAAAGTTTTTGCTGTAAACGTTAGTTATTCGTTATTAATTATTAGTAACGAATAACTAACCAAAAAATCAGAAAGGACACCGACGACTGGCCGTGTTTCGTCTCGGTGCCCTTGCTGGTTCGCTCCTCACACACCAGATAATATAGCCTGACATATTCTAATAGTCAACATCTGTTACAAAACTTTTTAATTTTGTTTTTATACTCATAATTCAACTAAAGCAAAGACCCCTAATTTTTCTTCTAACAAAAACCTTAATACAGACTGAGTAGCTATAACTAATCCTAATCTGGCTTGAGAAAGCTCTGGTGAGGTAATTTTCACCTCACCCCAAATTCTACAGTTG
Above is a genomic segment from Tolypothrix sp. NIES-4075 containing:
- a CDS encoding Cof-type HAD-IIB family hydrolase, whose protein sequence is MHKASATNSAATDIKLLVVDIDGTIAGESNNLSEKVLQAIAAVKAKKIQVAIATGRMYRSALRFHSRLNSTLPLLAYQGAWIQDPITQKIHRHLTVSREMAEKLLDYFEQPKLRSLLSVHFYINDELYVRELTRETEIYAERSGIVPIVVGDLRSSLSNEPTKILALCDDIDIIKDLLGNLRSLYTPAELYLTTSVATFFEATNPLVNKGTAVRYLAEEMLGLQRTNVMTIGDNFNDLEMLEYAGIGVAMGNAPAEVQAIATWVAPSVEQDGAATAIEKFLL